One Ethanoligenens harbinense YUAN-3 genomic window carries:
- the trxA gene encoding thioredoxin, translating to MSAISLNRSNFEDVVLNTDKPVLIDFWASWCGPCRMQSPVIEELAEKLEGAAVVAKLNVDENPELAAQFSVMSIPTLVFVKDGRIVGRRTGVTSGAELLSILRTVSV from the coding sequence ATGTCTGCCATCTCATTGAACCGCAGCAATTTTGAAGATGTGGTCCTGAACACCGACAAACCGGTGCTGATTGATTTCTGGGCATCCTGGTGCGGGCCCTGCCGGATGCAGTCTCCCGTCATTGAAGAACTCGCGGAGAAACTCGAAGGTGCCGCAGTTGTTGCGAAACTGAACGTGGATGAAAACCCCGAGCTTGCCGCGCAGTTTTCGGTCATGAGCATCCCCACGCTCGTGTTTGTCAAGGACGGAAGGATCGTGGGGCGCAGAACCGGGGTGACATCCGGAGCCGAGCTGCTCTCCATTCTCCGCACGGTCAGCGTTTAA
- a CDS encoding glycosyltransferase → MQEQTLSLCIITKNEENNLSRCLDSVKHLVNEIILVDTGSTDHTITIAKQYGAHVYQEKWQNDFSKARNACLDKATGDWILILDADEALDPNDRDKLQQWISTTTLDGAHFTIRNYLGGDAAGDFTVHNGFRLLRNTGEYCFAGEIHEQIVRKDGKPIGNRFSIEPIHIDHYGYLEEEIRKKGKRKRNIPLLEKQLRRDPQNAFTLFNMGNEYLALGDYGKALSYYQKAYVHMNPEQAYVPHLFFRIANCLQNANRMDEADRYLQEALSIYPNGTDFLFLQAFGRHKCGKDTMAVRGYETCLEMGEPPSALQFVEGCGTYRAACQLAELYFELEDYEMAVLYYNRTLAYNPRLTNLLYRIGTALHKLYNSADEVHGKLRAYFADPEYLPNKIVLIDILLNEHCMAPARMELTNWKSTGEFERERLYLHARAAFLDRRFEDASDWFGRILSQTRSPKQILAGMERESACYLYALLQLMETAEHSGQLRLIRSSAGDLFYRICLQMDAISRQAPDVYLHDADNGDAVAAGCMLIFDKLLMAGAYDLFERLLPIINYANTPKVLLYLAGLYQKRGFSSMAVKNVLRSVKEMDTLDAFGAALLYHSIHA, encoded by the coding sequence ATGCAGGAACAAACACTCAGTCTGTGCATCATTACCAAAAACGAGGAAAACAATCTCTCAAGATGTTTGGACAGTGTGAAACACCTTGTGAATGAAATCATTTTGGTGGATACCGGTTCTACCGATCATACGATCACCATTGCAAAACAATACGGTGCGCACGTTTATCAGGAAAAATGGCAAAACGATTTCAGCAAGGCGCGCAACGCTTGCCTGGATAAGGCTACAGGTGACTGGATTCTGATATTGGACGCCGATGAGGCGCTGGACCCTAATGATCGGGACAAACTGCAGCAGTGGATTTCTACAACCACATTGGATGGCGCGCATTTTACCATTCGCAACTATTTGGGTGGCGATGCCGCGGGCGATTTTACGGTTCACAATGGATTTCGTCTTCTGCGCAATACGGGTGAGTATTGCTTTGCAGGGGAAATCCATGAGCAAATCGTCCGAAAAGACGGAAAACCCATCGGAAACCGTTTTTCCATCGAGCCCATCCATATCGACCATTATGGGTATCTGGAGGAGGAAATCCGCAAAAAGGGCAAGCGCAAGCGCAACATCCCGCTCCTGGAAAAGCAATTGCGGCGTGATCCCCAAAATGCCTTTACGTTATTCAATATGGGCAATGAATATCTGGCACTGGGTGATTATGGAAAAGCCTTGTCCTATTACCAGAAGGCCTATGTGCACATGAACCCCGAACAGGCTTATGTGCCCCATCTGTTCTTCCGTATAGCCAATTGCCTGCAAAATGCAAACCGGATGGACGAGGCCGACCGATATTTGCAAGAAGCGCTATCCATTTATCCGAACGGAACAGACTTTTTGTTCCTGCAAGCCTTCGGCCGGCACAAATGCGGAAAGGATACGATGGCCGTGCGCGGTTATGAAACCTGCCTGGAGATGGGAGAACCGCCCTCCGCCTTACAGTTTGTGGAAGGATGCGGGACCTACCGCGCGGCATGCCAGTTGGCCGAGCTGTACTTTGAACTGGAAGATTATGAGATGGCTGTCCTGTATTACAATCGAACATTGGCCTACAACCCGCGTCTGACAAACCTTTTGTATCGCATCGGCACGGCTTTGCATAAACTGTATAACAGTGCCGATGAAGTACATGGAAAGCTCCGCGCCTATTTTGCCGATCCGGAGTACCTGCCGAACAAAATTGTTTTGATTGATATCCTTCTCAATGAACATTGCATGGCGCCCGCGCGGATGGAGCTGACCAATTGGAAATCCACCGGAGAATTCGAGCGGGAACGCCTTTATCTGCACGCGCGCGCGGCTTTTCTGGACCGCCGTTTTGAGGATGCAAGCGACTGGTTTGGCCGCATTCTGTCGCAAACACGGTCCCCAAAGCAAATTCTGGCCGGTATGGAAAGAGAGAGCGCGTGCTACCTGTATGCCCTGCTGCAGCTTATGGAAACAGCAGAGCATAGCGGGCAGCTCCGCTTGATTCGATCCAGCGCCGGGGACCTGTTTTACCGCATTTGCCTGCAAATGGATGCCATCTCCCGGCAGGCGCCGGATGTCTATTTGCACGATGCAGACAATGGGGACGCCGTCGCGGCCGGCTGTATGCTGATTTTTGACAAGCTGCTTATGGCCGGGGCATATGATTTGTTTGAAAGGCTTCTCCCGATTATCAATTATGCCAATACACCGAAGGTGCTGCTTTATCTGGCCGGGCTTTATCAAAAACGCGGTTTTTCCTCCATGGCCGTCAAAAATGTGTTACGGTCCGTTAAAGAAATGGATACGCTGGACGCATTCGGAGCGGCGCTTCTCTACCATTCCATCCATGCCTGA
- a CDS encoding leucine-rich repeat domain-containing protein: MAFEIENGIIRRYVGAEEEVRVPEGVTAIFDNAFSESKHVKRIILPAGLKSVGHWAFNRCQLLESVALPEGLESIGRSAFRSCIRLRDIALPPTLTTLGGKAFEFCKSIKRLELPSGIREIGDKTFSNCSALCAVTIPDGVVRIGGWAFEGCVGLETITLPDSVASIGEGAFLDCTGLETVTVGKGVQTVGGDAFAGAPWLEDDPGDFFAINGNLLRYTGRAKWVMVPTSITAVCAEVFERCREMEGVVLPDSVTRIGDGSFEGCPALRRAELHSRITELGNGVFELCKALDYVVVRGLLAGVNRTAPAWRAHTALYGNTCTALTVYLPVSCGASFRTVFHADGQGVHALFSRYFSLFQKIDDTDAKVLMALERLVSPYLPESGEMEAYRSFLTEHLREAMRLFLARADLLPVRALGALGLIGEDAIGDLTQMAAEAKHTEISAYLLAYKREHFGFHAPTFDL, translated from the coding sequence ATGGCATTTGAAATCGAAAACGGGATCATCCGGCGGTATGTGGGCGCAGAGGAGGAGGTTCGTGTGCCCGAGGGCGTAACGGCGATCTTCGACAATGCGTTCAGTGAGAGCAAGCATGTCAAACGCATTATTCTGCCCGCCGGGCTGAAGTCGGTGGGGCACTGGGCGTTCAACCGCTGCCAGCTGCTGGAGAGCGTAGCGCTGCCGGAAGGGCTGGAATCCATCGGGCGCAGCGCGTTTCGCAGCTGCATCCGCCTGAGGGACATCGCGCTGCCGCCCACGCTCACCACACTCGGCGGCAAGGCATTCGAGTTCTGCAAGAGCATCAAACGGCTTGAACTCCCGTCCGGCATCCGGGAGATCGGCGATAAAACGTTCTCGAATTGCTCCGCGCTGTGCGCGGTCACCATCCCGGATGGGGTGGTGCGCATCGGCGGGTGGGCGTTCGAGGGTTGCGTGGGGCTGGAAACCATCACCCTGCCGGACAGTGTGGCCTCCATCGGGGAGGGCGCGTTCCTCGACTGCACCGGCCTGGAGACGGTCACAGTGGGCAAGGGGGTGCAGACCGTGGGCGGCGACGCCTTTGCCGGCGCGCCGTGGCTGGAGGATGATCCGGGCGATTTTTTCGCCATCAACGGCAATTTGCTGCGCTATACTGGCCGCGCAAAATGGGTGATGGTGCCGACTTCCATCACCGCCGTCTGCGCCGAGGTATTCGAGCGCTGCCGGGAGATGGAGGGGGTGGTGCTGCCGGACAGTGTAACGCGCATCGGCGACGGCTCGTTTGAGGGCTGCCCGGCTTTGCGGCGGGCGGAGCTGCACAGCCGTATCACCGAATTGGGCAACGGCGTGTTCGAACTTTGCAAAGCGCTGGACTATGTGGTCGTGCGCGGCCTGTTGGCCGGTGTGAACAGGACCGCGCCGGCATGGCGGGCACACACGGCTCTATACGGCAATACCTGTACGGCGCTCACGGTCTATCTGCCGGTTTCCTGCGGCGCGTCGTTCCGCACGGTGTTCCATGCGGACGGGCAGGGGGTGCACGCCCTGTTTTCGCGTTATTTTTCGTTGTTTCAAAAAATTGATGATACGGATGCAAAGGTGTTAATGGCGCTTGAACGGCTGGTTTCACCGTATCTGCCCGAGTCCGGCGAGATGGAGGCCTACCGCTCGTTTCTGACGGAACACCTGCGCGAGGCGATGCGGCTTTTCCTGGCGCGCGCGGACCTGCTCCCGGTGCGCGCGCTCGGCGCGCTGGGGCTGATCGGGGAAGATGCGATCGGCGACCTCACCCAAATGGCCGCGGAGGCGAAACACACGGAGATTTCCGCGTATCTGCTGGCGTACAAGCGCGAGCATTTCGGTTTTCATGCACCGACGTTTGATCTGTGA
- a CDS encoding Crp/Fnr family transcriptional regulator: MLYPHDMEFLAQHLPFLARLSENDRRLIAAAGLKSSFEKGETILSREKECNGLIVVESGQLRAFFELEDGKELTLYRLLAGDICILSASCVLKNITFEVTLEVEKAGSVYFIPAALLGSLSERESAVKQFTMELVSERFSEVMWVMEQMVTKNMGQRVAAFLLEQTNLEGSQILTITHDTIAKNLGTAREVVSRVLKYMENDGVIELSRGKITITQAKKLQEISH, encoded by the coding sequence ATGCTATACCCCCATGACATGGAATTTTTAGCGCAGCATCTGCCTTTTCTGGCGCGTCTGAGCGAAAACGACCGCCGTTTGATTGCTGCGGCGGGTTTGAAGTCTTCCTTTGAGAAGGGGGAGACCATCCTCAGCCGTGAAAAAGAGTGCAACGGGCTGATTGTAGTTGAAAGCGGCCAGTTACGCGCCTTTTTTGAGCTGGAAGACGGTAAGGAACTGACGCTTTACCGGCTGCTTGCAGGCGACATCTGCATTCTGAGCGCTTCCTGTGTCCTGAAAAACATCACCTTCGAGGTGACACTGGAAGTGGAAAAAGCCGGCAGCGTATATTTCATCCCGGCCGCCCTGTTGGGCAGCCTCTCCGAGCGGGAGAGCGCGGTCAAGCAGTTTACGATGGAACTGGTTTCCGAGCGCTTTTCCGAAGTGATGTGGGTGATGGAGCAGATGGTCACCAAAAACATGGGCCAGCGCGTGGCCGCCTTCCTGCTGGAGCAAACCAATCTGGAAGGCTCGCAGATCCTGACCATCACCCATGACACCATTGCAAAAAACCTGGGAACGGCCCGCGAGGTCGTTAGCCGGGTACTCAAATATATGGAAAATGACGGCGTGATTGAACTTTCTCGCGGGAAGATCACCATCACGCAGGCAAAAAAACTGCAGGAGATAAGCCACTGA
- a CDS encoding DUF6385 domain-containing protein — protein sequence MDISFPNYADSFKCDGSKMDMPPKGRFFERMVFLKTNPYAYTYTPVIGIWDARILTVFVYNTGEAPIKVHIQNTPDGRHFVNDTQILSLDPDEIGSLVPCIFSKGLRIAGIGGPGTAQIWAQMQM from the coding sequence ATGGATATATCGTTTCCAAATTATGCAGACTCCTTCAAGTGCGATGGCAGCAAAATGGATATGCCGCCGAAAGGCCGCTTTTTTGAACGAATGGTTTTTTTAAAAACCAACCCGTACGCTTATACGTATACGCCCGTCATCGGTATATGGGATGCCCGGATACTCACGGTCTTTGTTTACAATACTGGAGAAGCGCCCATCAAAGTTCATATTCAAAATACGCCGGACGGCCGGCATTTCGTGAACGACACGCAGATTTTATCCTTGGACCCGGACGAAATCGGCTCATTGGTTCCCTGCATTTTTTCCAAAGGGTTACGTATTGCCGGAATCGGCGGTCCAGGCACCGCGCAGATATGGGCGCAAATGCAGATGTGA
- a CDS encoding glycosyltransferase, whose product MKKTSIILLTYNNLDDTALCVESIRSNTPADSYELIVVDNHSTDGTPDWIQEQTDIRFIRNESNRGFPAGCNQGIQTAQEGNDILLLNNDTMVMPNWLQNLQRCLYSREDVGAVGPVTNCCSNDQQIQIDRSKESSLLSFARKFNRAKPNYERKIKLVGFCLLIRRTVVQKIGLLDERFYPGNYEDDDYSFRIQRAGYQLLLSKNTFIYHKGSASFGKDPKAYQTALEVNAKKFEGKWGFNATYSTFVRYDILSFMQPKQNSPLRVLEVGCACGATLLKIKEQFPNAEIYGIECNAASAAIASRFADIQSVDIEQVQLDYDTQTFDYILFADVLEHLRDPERALRNVRQYLKTGGAVLASIPNIMHYSVLSGLLNGNFTYQDAGILDRTHLRFFTLAEIIRLFAVCGYTLPVIQSKQLPRSSQSNEWVDRLVAVSGEEKRQQFETYQYLLKAQMGPQTSEKGAAFG is encoded by the coding sequence GTGAAGAAAACAAGCATCATTCTTTTGACATACAACAATTTAGACGATACGGCGCTTTGTGTGGAAAGCATACGAAGCAACACGCCCGCTGACTCTTATGAACTCATCGTAGTGGACAATCACTCTACGGACGGTACGCCGGACTGGATTCAAGAGCAGACGGATATCCGGTTTATCCGAAATGAAAGCAATAGAGGGTTTCCTGCCGGATGCAACCAGGGTATCCAAACAGCACAAGAGGGAAACGACATCCTGCTGCTAAACAACGACACCATGGTTATGCCGAATTGGCTGCAAAATCTCCAGCGATGTCTGTACAGCCGGGAAGATGTCGGCGCCGTCGGCCCCGTGACAAATTGCTGTTCCAACGATCAGCAGATTCAAATCGACCGTTCAAAAGAAAGCAGCCTGCTTTCTTTTGCCCGCAAATTCAATCGTGCAAAACCGAATTACGAGCGTAAAATCAAGCTGGTCGGTTTTTGTCTGCTGATCAGACGCACGGTCGTCCAAAAAATCGGGCTGCTGGATGAACGGTTCTATCCCGGCAACTATGAGGATGACGACTATTCGTTTCGTATTCAACGTGCCGGATACCAATTGTTGCTTAGCAAAAATACATTTATCTATCATAAAGGAAGCGCTTCGTTCGGAAAAGACCCCAAGGCTTATCAAACAGCCTTGGAGGTCAATGCCAAAAAATTTGAAGGAAAATGGGGATTCAACGCTACCTATTCCACGTTTGTGCGGTATGATATTCTTTCGTTCATGCAGCCGAAACAAAACAGTCCGCTTCGTGTTTTGGAAGTCGGCTGTGCGTGTGGTGCGACCCTTCTGAAAATCAAAGAGCAGTTTCCCAATGCGGAAATTTACGGCATCGAGTGCAATGCGGCCTCCGCAGCCATTGCATCCAGGTTTGCCGACATCCAGAGCGTTGATATCGAGCAAGTGCAGCTTGATTACGATACGCAGACTTTCGACTATATTCTGTTTGCGGACGTATTGGAACATTTGCGGGATCCGGAGCGGGCGCTGCGAAATGTTAGGCAATATCTGAAGACAGGCGGAGCTGTTTTAGCCAGCATCCCCAACATCATGCATTATTCCGTCTTGTCCGGTTTGTTAAACGGAAATTTCACATATCAGGATGCCGGTATTCTGGACCGCACACACCTCCGGTTCTTTACCCTTGCGGAAATAATCCGGCTGTTTGCCGTATGCGGGTATACGCTTCCGGTCATACAAAGCAAACAGCTTCCGCGAAGCAGCCAAAGCAACGAATGGGTAGACCGTCTGGTTGCGGTATCCGGCGAAGAGAAACGCCAGCAGTTTGAAACATATCAATATCTGTTAAAGGCGCAGATGGGTCCGCAAACATCCGAAAAAGGAGCTGCATTCGGTTGA
- a CDS encoding class I SAM-dependent methyltransferase, with protein sequence MTQGHVGRRFLKTRRSQYMAHKFDPSHLKKLDSEERRNLLSPAQTLVALGFSPDQTLADIGCGTGLFTLPAAEINRGKGTVYAVDIAREMLDEIGKRAAAAGLSNITTVQADEYGTNLPDAAADFLLVCTVLHEVDDKVRWLQEAARICRKGGSIAVIEFDPSFTGFGPPAAHRLPKDRTMEALRAAGFTPVQEINLHGAFYVIKAARK encoded by the coding sequence ATCACGCAGGGGCACGTTGGCAGGCGTTTTTTAAAAACAAGGAGGTCACAGTATATGGCGCACAAATTCGATCCTTCCCATCTGAAAAAACTGGATTCGGAAGAACGGCGGAACCTTTTATCCCCGGCGCAAACGCTGGTTGCGCTCGGCTTTTCGCCTGACCAGACCTTGGCCGACATCGGCTGCGGCACCGGTTTGTTCACGCTGCCGGCAGCCGAAATCAACCGCGGAAAAGGTACCGTTTACGCGGTTGACATCGCGCGGGAAATGCTCGACGAGATCGGGAAGCGCGCGGCGGCGGCCGGCCTTTCCAACATTACCACCGTGCAGGCGGATGAATACGGAACTAACCTCCCGGACGCCGCGGCCGATTTTCTCTTGGTCTGTACCGTCCTGCATGAAGTCGACGACAAAGTCCGCTGGCTGCAGGAAGCCGCGCGCATCTGCCGGAAAGGCGGCAGCATCGCTGTTATCGAATTCGATCCGTCTTTCACCGGTTTCGGTCCGCCGGCGGCTCACAGGCTGCCCAAAGACCGGACGATGGAGGCCCTGCGGGCTGCCGGGTTCACGCCCGTACAGGAAATAAACCTCCACGGCGCGTTCTATGTGATAAAAGCCGCCCGGAAATAA
- a CDS encoding DUF6385 domain-containing protein yields the protein MAGSVTVGNAVTIANNSLTVAGSVTVGNAVTIANDSLTVAGSVTVGNAVTIANDSLTVAGSVTVGNAVTIANDTLTALISGYAFTSGSVAITTSTSSIAFDNLDISSIREGSFFVHNVGSTPFTVSLEISPIADDAYYAVDPSYASQLVGANANVLLAITKLGNYARVRYSLLGQNTFQVFYNVQGS from the coding sequence GTGGCCGGCAGCGTAACGGTCGGCAACGCGGTCACGATTGCCAACAACAGCCTGACGGTGGCCGGCAGCGTAACGGTCGGCAACGCGGTCACAATCGCCAACGACAGCCTGACGGTGGCCGGCAGCGTAACGGTCGGCAATGCGGTCACAATCGCCAACGACAGCCTGACGGTGGCCGGCAGCGTGACGGTCGGCAACGCGGTCACAATCGCCAACGACACGCTTACAGCCTTGATCAGTGGATATGCATTTACGTCGGGCAGTGTTGCCATCACAACCAGCACGTCCAGCATCGCTTTCGACAACCTGGATATTTCCAGCATCCGTGAGGGCAGCTTCTTCGTCCATAATGTTGGAAGCACGCCGTTCACGGTCTCTCTGGAGATCAGTCCGATTGCCGACGACGCATATTATGCAGTTGACCCAAGCTACGCCAGCCAACTGGTTGGAGCGAATGCGAATGTTTTGCTTGCCATCACCAAGCTGGGCAATTACGCAAGGGTACGGTACTCTCTGCTCGGGCAGAATACGTTTCAGGTCTTTTATAACGTGCAAGGGTCTTAA
- a CDS encoding DsrE/DsrF/DrsH-like family protein — MLKVLIVGGVAGGASAAARLRRNDEHAQIVLFERGDYISFANCGLPYYIGDVIQEKSKLTLQTPESFRERFRVDVRVGSEVTAIDPKNKQVTVRRTSDGSTYQEGYDKLLLSPGAEPLRPRLPGFDSKKVFTLRNIPDTYAIKDFCDTAKPKRAVIIGGGYIGIEVAENLHHLGIHVTIIQMTDHILPPADADMAAQLHNHLREKGVALRLNTSVQEIKETKDGLTFSLSDNTTLCADFAILSAGVKPESKLAKDAGLKTGLRDAILVDDTLKTSNNDIYAVGDAIQVTDWASGTPAYIPLASPANKQGRIAADNICGGNLKYEGSQGSSVLKVFDLSFASTGLSEERLKATATPYLKSYTYSSSNASYYPGGLPISIKLLFAPDTGRILGAQAIGYTGVDKRIDVIATVLRLGGTVNDLTRLELCYAPPFSSAKDPVNMAGYTAENILQKRVRPFYAENVADIDLKKATLLDVRTKEEFEGGSIPGAVNIPLDSLREELGQLRKDQPVYLFCQIGLRGYLASRILMQSGFGHVENLSGGYRLWNEIQKDHTAPAESQDCGCPDEAAATCAPCKPSGKTIVVDACGLSCPGPILEVNKALKEACDGEVLAVKATDPAFFSDIQGFCKRTGNLLIDSHFDGRQFCATLQKHSAAPACEAPADSGNDKSIIVFSGDLDKAIAAFIIANGAAAMGRKVHMFFTFWGLNILRKPEKTSVRKDFISSMFGRMMPRGSRRLGLSKLNMGGMGPKLIRSVMQNKNISSLEDLMKEAIKNGVEITACTMSMDVMGIKQEELIDGIKSGGVATFLANAEESDTNLFI; from the coding sequence ATGTTGAAAGTTTTGATTGTCGGGGGTGTTGCGGGCGGCGCGTCGGCGGCTGCCCGCCTGCGCAGGAACGATGAACACGCGCAGATCGTCCTGTTCGAACGGGGCGACTATATTTCATTCGCCAACTGCGGCCTGCCCTATTATATAGGCGATGTCATCCAGGAAAAATCCAAGCTTACGCTGCAGACGCCCGAAAGTTTCCGGGAACGTTTCCGTGTAGATGTGCGGGTGGGCAGCGAAGTCACGGCCATCGACCCGAAAAACAAGCAGGTGACTGTCCGGCGGACATCCGACGGTTCCACCTATCAGGAAGGTTACGACAAATTGCTCCTCTCGCCGGGCGCGGAACCGCTGCGCCCGCGTCTGCCCGGGTTCGACAGCAAAAAGGTCTTCACGCTGCGCAACATCCCGGACACCTACGCCATTAAAGACTTTTGCGACACCGCCAAGCCCAAACGAGCCGTCATCATCGGAGGCGGCTACATCGGGATCGAAGTGGCGGAAAATCTGCACCATCTGGGCATCCATGTCACCATCATCCAGATGACCGACCACATCCTTCCGCCGGCGGACGCGGATATGGCGGCGCAGCTGCACAACCATCTGCGTGAGAAAGGCGTCGCGCTCCGGCTAAACACCAGCGTACAGGAGATCAAGGAGACAAAAGACGGCCTTACGTTCAGCCTGTCGGACAACACGACGCTGTGCGCGGATTTTGCCATCCTGTCGGCGGGCGTGAAACCGGAATCCAAGCTGGCCAAAGACGCGGGGCTGAAAACCGGGCTGCGCGACGCTATCCTGGTGGACGACACGCTCAAGACCAGCAACAATGATATCTACGCGGTGGGCGACGCCATCCAGGTGACCGACTGGGCCAGCGGCACGCCCGCGTATATCCCGCTGGCCTCGCCCGCCAACAAACAGGGGCGCATCGCCGCGGACAATATCTGCGGCGGCAACCTCAAATACGAAGGCTCGCAGGGTTCCTCGGTGCTGAAAGTGTTCGACCTGTCCTTCGCGTCCACCGGGTTGTCCGAGGAGCGGCTGAAAGCAACCGCCACGCCGTATCTCAAATCGTATACCTACTCCTCGTCCAACGCCTCGTATTATCCAGGAGGGCTGCCGATCAGCATCAAGCTGCTGTTCGCACCAGATACCGGCCGCATTCTGGGTGCGCAGGCCATTGGATATACCGGTGTGGACAAACGCATCGACGTCATCGCCACCGTTCTTCGCCTCGGCGGCACGGTAAACGACCTGACAAGACTGGAACTGTGCTACGCGCCGCCGTTCTCCTCCGCAAAAGACCCGGTGAACATGGCCGGATACACTGCGGAAAACATCCTGCAAAAACGCGTCCGGCCCTTCTATGCCGAGAATGTCGCGGACATCGACCTGAAGAAGGCCACGCTGTTGGACGTGCGCACCAAAGAGGAGTTTGAGGGCGGCAGCATTCCCGGCGCCGTCAACATCCCGCTCGACAGTCTGCGCGAAGAACTGGGCCAGCTGCGCAAGGATCAGCCTGTCTATCTGTTTTGCCAGATCGGGCTGCGCGGCTATCTGGCGTCCCGCATCCTCATGCAGAGCGGCTTTGGGCATGTCGAAAACCTCAGCGGCGGCTACCGCCTGTGGAATGAGATTCAGAAAGACCACACAGCCCCCGCCGAATCTCAGGACTGCGGCTGTCCGGATGAAGCCGCCGCCACCTGCGCCCCCTGCAAGCCATCCGGGAAAACCATTGTGGTGGATGCCTGTGGCCTGAGCTGCCCCGGTCCCATCCTGGAAGTGAACAAGGCGTTGAAAGAAGCCTGCGACGGAGAAGTGCTGGCTGTGAAAGCGACCGACCCGGCGTTTTTCAGCGACATCCAAGGCTTCTGCAAACGCACCGGCAACCTGCTGATCGACTCGCATTTCGACGGCAGACAGTTTTGTGCCACCCTCCAGAAACACAGCGCCGCCCCGGCCTGCGAGGCACCGGCGGATTCCGGGAACGATAAGAGCATCATCGTTTTTTCCGGAGACCTTGATAAAGCAATCGCCGCTTTCATCATTGCCAACGGGGCGGCCGCCATGGGACGCAAAGTGCATATGTTCTTCACGTTCTGGGGGCTGAATATCCTGCGCAAGCCGGAAAAAACGTCCGTCAGAAAAGACTTCATCTCTAGTATGTTCGGTCGGATGATGCCGCGCGGTTCCCGGAGACTGGGGCTGTCCAAACTCAACATGGGCGGCATGGGTCCAAAACTCATCCGCTCCGTGATGCAGAACAAAAACATCAGTTCGCTCGAAGACCTGATGAAGGAAGCCATCAAAAACGGCGTGGAGATCACGGCGTGCACCATGTCCATGGATGTGATGGGCATCAAGCAGGAAGAACTGATCGACGGTATCAAAAGCGGCGGCGTCGCGACGTTCCTGGCCAACGCGGAAGAATCCGACACCAACCTGTTTATCTGA